Proteins found in one Streptococcus iniae genomic segment:
- the rplI gene encoding 50S ribosomal protein L9, whose translation MKVIFLQDVKGKGKKGEVKEVPTGYAQNFLLKKNLAKEANNQAIGELKGKQKAEEKAQAEILADAKATKLSLEDEKTLVTFTEKVGPDGRTFGSITAKKISEELKKQYNIVVDKRHIILDHPIRAIGLIEVPVKLHKEVKAEIKLKIEEA comes from the coding sequence ATGAAAGTAATATTTTTACAAGATGTTAAAGGCAAAGGTAAAAAAGGTGAAGTGAAAGAGGTACCAACAGGTTACGCTCAAAACTTTCTTTTGAAGAAAAATCTTGCTAAGGAAGCAAATAATCAAGCAATTGGTGAATTAAAAGGAAAACAAAAGGCTGAAGAAAAAGCACAAGCGGAAATTTTAGCAGATGCTAAAGCAACTAAACTTTCTTTAGAAGATGAAAAAACCTTAGTTACCTTTACCGAAAAAGTTGGTCCAGATGGACGTACTTTTGGCTCAATAACAGCTAAGAAAATTTCTGAAGAATTAAAAAAACAATACAATATTGTAGTGGATAAGAGACATATTATTTTAGACCATCCTATTCGTGCAATTGGTTTGATTGAAGTTCCAGTAAAATTACATAAAGAAGTTAAAGCAGAAATTAAATTAAAAATTGAAGAAGCCTAA
- a CDS encoding DHH family phosphoesterase has protein sequence MKRFRFETIHLIMMGLILFGLLALCVSIMQSKTLIISAIFLVLLFVIALLWYQKEVYELSGMDHIELLNEKTEGNLKTLLDKMPVGVIQFDTETNTVEWYNPYAELIFTNEAGVLEDALIRDILIEKRKGNISQTFEVLGNRYTSYLDDTSGIFYFFDAFIGNRQTIDASMLRPVVGVISIDNYDEITDNLTDADISKINSFVANFIADFMEKRHIFYRRVNMDRYYFFTDYHNLKELMDDKFAILEVFRKEASEKQLRLTLSMGISFGQNNHNEIGQVALENLNIALVRGGDQIVIRENDDSKMPIYFGGGSVSTVKRSRTRTRAMMTAISDRIKTVDNVFVMGHRKLDMDALGSAVGMQFFASNIIENSFAVYDPEDLGADIERALERLQADGKTRFISVNQAMRLVTPQSLLVMVDHSKTSLTLSQDFYNLFTDVIIVDHHRRDDDFPENAVLTFIESGASSAAELVTELIQFQNDKKRLSKIQASILMAGIMLDTKNFSTRVTSRTFDVASYLRNKGSDSVEIQQIAATDFDEYKKINEIILRGERILDSVIVATGVDGSSYTNVIASKAADTMLSMAGTEASFAVVKTRQNKIVVSARSRSKINVQRIMEKLGGGGHFNQAACQIEGEDFNQVKTMLIETIETTLKEANEVD, from the coding sequence ATGAAAAGATTTCGTTTTGAAACCATTCATTTAATAATGATGGGTTTAATTTTATTTGGGTTACTAGCTCTATGTGTTAGTATCATGCAATCAAAAACGTTGATTATATCAGCTATTTTTCTTGTACTTTTATTTGTAATTGCCCTTCTCTGGTATCAAAAAGAGGTTTATGAACTATCTGGTATGGACCATATTGAATTATTGAATGAAAAAACTGAGGGTAATCTAAAGACACTTTTAGATAAAATGCCAGTTGGTGTTATTCAATTTGATACTGAAACCAATACGGTTGAATGGTATAATCCATATGCAGAATTAATATTTACTAATGAAGCTGGAGTGTTAGAAGATGCACTTATCAGAGATATTCTAATTGAAAAGCGTAAAGGTAATATTTCTCAAACTTTTGAAGTCTTGGGAAATCGCTATACATCTTATCTTGACGATACATCAGGAATTTTTTATTTCTTTGATGCCTTTATTGGAAATAGACAGACCATAGATGCTAGCATGTTACGCCCTGTTGTTGGTGTTATTTCAATTGATAATTATGATGAAATAACGGATAATTTAACGGATGCAGATATTTCTAAGATTAACAGTTTTGTGGCAAATTTTATTGCAGATTTCATGGAAAAACGACACATTTTTTACAGGCGTGTCAACATGGATCGTTACTACTTCTTTACAGATTACCATAATTTAAAAGAGTTAATGGATGATAAATTTGCCATCCTTGAAGTTTTCCGAAAAGAAGCTTCTGAAAAGCAATTGCGCTTAACGCTAAGTATGGGGATTTCTTTTGGGCAAAACAACCACAATGAAATTGGACAAGTTGCACTGGAAAATCTCAATATTGCACTTGTTCGTGGGGGTGACCAAATTGTTATTCGTGAAAATGATGACAGTAAAATGCCAATTTATTTTGGAGGTGGATCAGTTTCGACTGTAAAACGTTCAAGAACTCGAACAAGAGCAATGATGACAGCAATCTCAGACCGTATCAAAACGGTTGACAATGTCTTTGTCATGGGACATCGAAAACTTGATATGGATGCTTTAGGTTCAGCTGTTGGAATGCAATTTTTTGCAAGTAATATTATTGAAAATAGTTTTGCTGTTTACGATCCAGAAGATTTAGGAGCAGATATTGAACGAGCACTTGAACGGCTACAAGCCGACGGGAAAACTCGTTTTATTAGTGTCAATCAAGCAATGAGACTTGTAACGCCACAATCTTTATTAGTCATGGTTGATCATTCTAAAACAAGCTTGACTTTGTCACAAGACTTCTACAATCTTTTCACAGATGTCATTATTGTTGATCATCATCGACGTGATGATGATTTCCCAGAAAATGCTGTCTTAACCTTTATCGAAAGTGGTGCAAGTAGTGCTGCTGAATTAGTAACTGAGCTTATTCAGTTTCAAAATGATAAGAAAAGACTTAGTAAGATTCAAGCCAGTATTCTGATGGCTGGAATTATGCTAGACACTAAAAATTTTTCAACACGCGTGACTAGTCGTACCTTTGACGTAGCAAGTTACTTACGTAATAAAGGAAGTGATAGTGTTGAAATTCAACAAATTGCAGCGACAGATTTTGATGAGTATAAGAAAATCAATGAGATTATTCTCCGAGGAGAGCGCATTTTAGACAGTGTGATTGTTGCAACAGGAGTAGATGGCTCTTCCTATACTAATGTTATTGCAAGTAAGGCTGCTGATACAATGTTATCAATGGCAGGGACAGAAGCTAGTTTTGCTGTAGTAAAAACAAGACAAAACAAAATTGTGGTTTCAGCCCGTAGTCGAAGTAAAATTAATGTTCAAAGGATTATGGAAAAACTTGGTGGAGGAGGTCACTTTAATCAGGCAGCATGTCAGATTGAAGGGGAAGATTTTAATCAGGTGAAAACCATGTTGATTGAAACTATTGAAACAACATTAAAAGAAGCAAATGAGGTGGATTAA
- the mnmG gene encoding tRNA uridine-5-carboxymethylaminomethyl(34) synthesis enzyme MnmG, giving the protein MIHNFTEAYDVIVVGAGHAGVEASLAASRMGCKTLLATINMDMLAFMPCNPSIGGSAKGIVVREIDALGGEMGKNIDKTYIQMKMLNTGKGPAVRALRAQADKSLYAQEMKHTVEKQENLTLRQAMIDDVLIEDGKVVGVLTATGQKFSSKAVVITTGTALRGEIILGELKYSAGPNNSLASITLADNLKKHGLEIGRFKTGTPPRVKASSINYDETEIQPGDERPNHFSYMSKDDDYLQDQVPCWLTYTNHESHDIINKNLYRAPMFSGIVKGVGPRYCPSIEDKIVRFADKERHQLFLEPEGRNTEEVYVQGLSTSLPEDVQKELLHSIKGLENAEMMRTGYAIEYDIVLPHQLRATLETKMISGLFTAGQTNGTSGYEEAAGQGLIAGINAALKVQEKPELILDRSDAYIGVMIDDLVTKGTLEPYRLLTSRAEYRLILRHDNADMRLTEIGREIGLVEDDRWQLFQIKKNQFENELKRLDSIKLKPVKETNERVQSLGFKALTDAMTAKEFMRRPEIDYKTAISFVGPAAENLDSKVIELLETEIKYEGYINKALDQVAKMKRMEEKRIPKTIDWDAIDSIATEARQKFKKIQPETIGQASRISGVNPADISILMVYLEGNGKARRRS; this is encoded by the coding sequence ATGATTCATAATTTCACTGAGGCTTACGATGTTATCGTTGTTGGAGCTGGGCATGCTGGAGTTGAAGCAAGTTTAGCTGCAAGTCGTATGGGCTGTAAAACCTTACTTGCAACGATTAATATGGATATGCTTGCTTTTATGCCATGTAATCCTTCAATTGGAGGTTCTGCTAAGGGAATTGTTGTTCGTGAGATCGACGCTCTTGGTGGGGAAATGGGCAAAAATATTGATAAAACCTATATCCAGATGAAAATGCTTAATACAGGTAAGGGGCCAGCTGTTAGAGCCTTGCGTGCTCAAGCTGACAAGTCACTTTATGCTCAGGAAATGAAGCATACTGTTGAAAAACAAGAAAACTTGACTTTACGCCAAGCAATGATAGATGATGTTTTGATAGAAGATGGTAAAGTTGTTGGTGTGTTAACAGCTACAGGGCAAAAATTTTCATCAAAAGCAGTCGTTATTACAACTGGAACGGCTCTTCGCGGTGAGATCATTTTAGGGGAATTGAAGTATTCGGCGGGGCCAAATAATAGTTTAGCATCTATTACGTTGGCAGATAATCTAAAAAAACATGGTTTAGAAATTGGGCGTTTTAAAACTGGAACCCCGCCTCGTGTAAAGGCATCGTCAATTAACTATGATGAAACTGAGATTCAGCCGGGAGACGAGAGACCTAATCATTTTTCATACATGTCTAAAGACGACGATTATTTACAAGATCAGGTTCCTTGTTGGTTAACTTACACGAATCATGAGAGTCATGACATTATTAACAAGAATCTTTATAGAGCTCCGATGTTTTCTGGTATTGTAAAAGGAGTTGGTCCTCGTTATTGTCCATCAATTGAGGACAAGATTGTTCGCTTTGCTGATAAAGAAAGACATCAATTGTTTTTAGAACCAGAAGGTCGCAATACTGAAGAGGTTTACGTTCAAGGCTTATCAACAAGTTTACCCGAGGATGTTCAAAAAGAGTTACTTCACTCTATTAAAGGTTTGGAAAATGCTGAGATGATGCGTACAGGCTATGCTATCGAATACGATATTGTTTTGCCACATCAATTACGTGCAACTCTGGAAACAAAAATGATTTCAGGACTCTTTACAGCAGGTCAAACGAATGGTACTTCGGGCTATGAAGAAGCCGCAGGTCAGGGGCTTATTGCTGGTATTAATGCTGCTTTAAAGGTTCAAGAAAAACCAGAACTTATTTTAGATCGTAGCGATGCTTACATTGGTGTTATGATTGATGATTTGGTAACAAAAGGAACTTTAGAACCATATCGTTTGTTAACATCACGTGCAGAATACAGACTTATTTTACGACATGATAATGCTGATATGAGGCTGACCGAAATTGGTCGTGAAATTGGCTTAGTTGAGGATGATCGTTGGCAGCTGTTCCAAATTAAGAAAAATCAATTTGAAAATGAATTAAAACGTCTTGATAGTATCAAATTAAAACCTGTTAAAGAGACAAATGAGCGTGTGCAATCTCTTGGGTTTAAAGCATTAACTGATGCAATGACGGCTAAAGAATTTATGCGTCGCCCAGAAATTGATTATAAAACAGCAATTTCATTTGTGGGACCTGCAGCAGAAAACCTTGATTCAAAGGTGATTGAATTGTTGGAAACAGAAATTAAGTATGAAGGATATATCAATAAGGCTCTTGATCAAGTAGCTAAAATGAAGCGAATGGAAGAAAAACGCATTCCAAAAACGATTGATTGGGATGCTATTGACTCCATTGCGACGGAAGCGAGACAAAAATTTAAGAAAATTCAACCAGAAACCATTGGGCAAGCCAGCCGAATTTCAGGGGTAAATCCTGCAGATATCTCAATTTTGATGGTTTATCTTGAAGGTAATGGCAAGGCTCGTCGCAGGTCATAA
- a CDS encoding NUDIX hydrolase, whose amino-acid sequence MVLSGDFRHTQNNQTFSLRASALIIKNNQILLTKDDRECYYTIGGASLIGEKTIDTVSRETFEEIGAEIEVGELAFVIENHFCSGQQFWHNIEFHYFVKLLSEPRLEMVENGRLQACEWVDLDQLTKINLVPECLQTGILNWPGHLVHIVNK is encoded by the coding sequence ATGGTATTATCAGGAGATTTTAGACACACTCAAAATAACCAAACTTTTAGCTTAAGAGCTAGTGCATTGATAATAAAAAATAATCAGATTCTTCTTACAAAAGATGACAGGGAATGTTATTATACAATTGGTGGTGCTAGCTTAATTGGTGAAAAGACTATAGATACTGTTTCACGTGAAACGTTTGAGGAAATTGGAGCTGAAATTGAAGTTGGTGAACTTGCATTTGTTATTGAGAACCATTTCTGTTCGGGACAGCAATTTTGGCATAATATTGAATTTCATTATTTTGTAAAACTTTTGTCCGAACCAAGACTCGAAATGGTTGAAAATGGAAGATTGCAGGCTTGTGAGTGGGTTGATTTGGATCAGTTGACTAAGATTAATCTCGTGCCTGAATGTTTACAAACAGGAATTCTCAATTGGCCAGGTCATCTTGTTCATATTGTTAATAAATAA
- the mnmA gene encoding tRNA 2-thiouridine(34) synthase MnmA → MKDNSKTRVVVGMSGGVDSSVTALLLKEQGYDVVGVFMKNWDDTDEFGVCTATEDYKDVAAVADQIGIPYYSVNFEKEYWDRVFEYFLAEYRAGRTPNPDVMCNKEIKFKAFLDYAMTLGADYVATGHYAQVKRDQNGTVHMLRGVDNGKDQTYFLSQLSQEQLQKTLFPLGHLEKSEVRKIAEEAGLATAKKKDSTGICFIGEKNFKQFLSQYLPAQKGRMMTVDGRDMGEHAGLMYYTIGQRGGLGIGGQHGGDNQPWFVVGKDLSQNILYVGQGFYHESLMSTSLDASVIHFTTETPEEFTLECTAKFRYRQPDSAVTVKVKGDKAEVIFAEPQRAITPGQAVVFYDGDECLGGGMIDMAYKDGKACQYI, encoded by the coding sequence ATGAAAGATAACTCAAAGACACGTGTTGTCGTCGGAATGAGTGGAGGTGTTGATTCATCTGTAACAGCTCTTTTGTTAAAAGAGCAAGGTTACGATGTGGTTGGCGTCTTTATGAAGAATTGGGATGATACAGATGAATTTGGTGTCTGTACGGCTACAGAAGATTATAAGGATGTTGCAGCAGTAGCTGATCAAATTGGTATTCCTTACTATTCGGTTAATTTCGAAAAAGAATATTGGGACAGGGTTTTTGAATATTTCTTGGCTGAGTATAGAGCTGGGAGAACGCCCAATCCAGATGTTATGTGCAATAAAGAAATTAAATTTAAAGCCTTTTTAGATTATGCTATGACATTAGGCGCAGATTATGTAGCTACTGGACATTATGCTCAGGTTAAACGTGATCAGAATGGAACAGTTCACATGCTAAGAGGCGTTGATAATGGGAAAGATCAAACTTATTTTTTAAGTCAATTATCACAAGAGCAGTTACAAAAAACCTTATTTCCTCTAGGACACCTAGAGAAATCTGAAGTTAGAAAAATTGCTGAGGAAGCTGGATTAGCTACTGCAAAGAAAAAAGATTCAACAGGTATTTGTTTTATTGGTGAAAAGAATTTTAAACAATTTTTAAGCCAATATTTACCGGCACAAAAAGGTCGCATGATGACTGTTGATGGTCGTGATATGGGTGAACATGCTGGATTAATGTATTACACTATTGGTCAGCGGGGTGGCCTTGGGATTGGTGGTCAACATGGTGGGGACAATCAACCATGGTTTGTTGTTGGTAAGGATTTATCTCAAAACATTTTGTATGTCGGACAGGGTTTTTACCATGAATCGTTAATGTCAACAAGCCTTGATGCATCTGTCATTCACTTTACAACTGAGACTCCGGAAGAGTTTACACTTGAATGTACAGCTAAATTCCGTTATCGTCAACCAGATTCTGCTGTAACAGTAAAAGTTAAAGGGGATAAGGCAGAAGTTATTTTTGCGGAACCACAGCGAGCAATAACACCAGGTCAAGCAGTTGTTTTTTATGACGGTGATGAATGTTTGGGTGGTGGTATGATAGATATGGCTTATAAGGACGGAAAAGCCTGTCAGTATATCTAA
- the sdaAB gene encoding L-serine ammonia-lyase, iron-sulfur-dependent subunit beta — protein sequence MKTQKFQSVFDIIGPVMIGPSSSHTAGAVRIGKVVHSIFGQIPDQVTFHLYNSFAKTYQGHGTDKALVAGIMGMDTDNPEIKNSLEIAHQKGIKIYWEILKDSNAPHPNTVKITVKKEDKVMSITGVSIGGGNIQVTELNGFSVSLSMNTPTIIIVHQDIPGMIAKVTDILSEYNINIAQMNVTRECAGEKAIMIIEVDSRDCQEAVNRIESIPHLFNVNFFD from the coding sequence ATGAAAACACAAAAATTTCAATCCGTTTTTGATATTATAGGACCAGTTATGATTGGCCCATCAAGTAGTCATACTGCTGGCGCTGTCAGAATTGGAAAGGTTGTTCATTCTATCTTTGGTCAAATCCCAGATCAAGTAACCTTTCATCTTTATAATTCATTTGCCAAGACCTACCAAGGACACGGAACTGATAAAGCTTTAGTAGCTGGTATTATGGGAATGGACACTGACAATCCTGAAATCAAAAATTCCTTAGAGATTGCTCACCAAAAAGGAATAAAAATCTATTGGGAAATTTTAAAGGATAGTAATGCTCCACATCCAAACACTGTCAAGATTACAGTCAAGAAGGAAGATAAAGTAATGAGTATTACTGGAGTTTCTATTGGTGGAGGAAATATTCAAGTAACAGAACTTAATGGTTTTTCAGTCTCCCTATCAATGAATACACCAACCATTATTATTGTACATCAAGATATCCCAGGCATGATTGCTAAAGTAACAGATATCCTTTCAGAATACAATATCAATATTGCTCAAATGAACGTTACTCGTGAATGTGCTGGTGAAAAAGCTATCATGATTATTGAAGTTGACAGCAGAGATTGTCAAGAAGCTGTCAATCGGATTGAGAGCATCCCTCACTTATTCAACGTCAACTTCTTTGACTAG
- the sdaAA gene encoding L-serine ammonia-lyase, iron-sulfur-dependent, subunit alpha, which yields MFFTIEELVKQAHDNYNDNVAELMIATEIEMTGRTREEIISIMQRNLQVMKESVVNGLSPSKSISGLTGGDALKMDNYIKTGKTLADKTILTAVRNAMAVNELNAKMGLVCATPTAGSAGCLPSVLATAIDKLQLKEEDQIDFLFTAGAFGLVIGNNASISGAEGGCQAEVGSASAMSAAALVKAAGGTAYQASQAVAFVIKNMLGLICDPVAGLVEVPCVKRNALGSSFAIVAADMALAGIKSQIPVDEVIDAMYQVGSALPTAFRETAEGGLAATPTGRQYSKDIFGE from the coding sequence ATGTTTTTTACAATTGAAGAACTTGTCAAACAAGCCCATGACAATTACAATGATAATGTAGCTGAGTTGATGATTGCAACTGAAATCGAAATGACTGGTAGAACACGTGAAGAAATTATTTCTATAATGCAACGTAATTTACAGGTTATGAAAGAATCAGTTGTCAATGGACTAAGCCCTTCAAAATCTATCAGTGGACTCACCGGTGGTGATGCTTTAAAAATGGATAATTATATAAAAACTGGTAAGACATTAGCAGATAAAACAATTTTAACTGCCGTTCGAAATGCAATGGCTGTTAACGAATTAAATGCAAAAATGGGCTTAGTATGCGCAACACCAACTGCTGGAAGTGCCGGCTGTTTACCATCCGTTTTAGCAACAGCCATTGATAAATTACAATTGAAAGAAGAAGACCAAATTGACTTTCTCTTTACAGCAGGAGCCTTTGGTTTAGTAATAGGAAATAACGCTTCTATTTCTGGTGCTGAGGGAGGCTGTCAAGCTGAAGTTGGCTCTGCATCAGCAATGAGTGCTGCTGCACTTGTAAAGGCTGCTGGAGGAACTGCATATCAAGCTAGCCAAGCTGTCGCCTTTGTCATTAAAAATATGTTAGGATTGATTTGTGATCCAGTTGCTGGTCTAGTTGAAGTTCCCTGTGTCAAAAGAAATGCCCTAGGCTCAAGTTTTGCAATTGTAGCAGCTGATATGGCCCTTGCTGGAATCAAATCACAAATTCCAGTTGACGAAGTTATTGATGCAATGTATCAAGTTGGTTCTGCTCTTCCAACAGCTTTTCGTGAAACTGCTGAAGGTGGATTAGCAGCAACACCGACTGGACGTCAATATAGTAAAGATATATTCGGAGAATAA